In Chryseobacterium sp., the genomic window TTTAAAAGGATTTCCGCCTGATCCCGGAACATATTCCAGTTGATCAACCTGCAGAAATGTATTGATCTTATTTTCAACCAATGGATGTTCTGCATAAGAAACAACAGGAAAAACAGTATCTTCAGTTTTAGGCGGCAGATCGCTTATTTTTATATTTTTCTGCTGCGAAAAACTTAAACCGGAAATCATCAGGAAAAACAATAACTTCTTTTTCACGATTTCGATTTTAAATAGATTAAAATAAACTTGGCAACCAATGTAGAAATTCCAAGGATGATAAACATATTGGCAAATCTCTTGGAACTTCTAAAACCTTCCTGAGTCGTCTTTTTTAAAAACAATCCAAAGAGGAGAAATACAATGGGCAAAATGATCTGTAACATTAGTTTTCTCTCATTCTGTTAAACTCATTGATCACCTCATGATGGCTTACTGTTTTGTCTTTAAAATATGTAACAAAATGTTGTTTTTCTGCTTCTGTCGCTCCCAATTGGTTTAAGATATTCAATAAGTGCATTTTCATGTGTCCTTTCTGAATTCCTGTTGTAACTAAAGAGCGCAGCGCCCCGAAGTTCTGCGCCAATCCTGAAACCGCCAGAATACTCATCAGTTCCTGTGCAGAAGGTTTTCCTAACAATGCCAGAGAGAATTTTACCAAAGGGTGAAGATTCGTCAATCCTCCTACGACTCCTACAGAAATCGGAAGATCAATCCAGAATCTGAAAACACCGTTGTCTGTAGTACAGTGGGTCAGAGACCTGTATTGTCCGTCTCTTGCTGCATAGGCATGGGCACAGGCTTCTGTAGCTCTGAAGTCATTTCCTGTTGCGATCACTACAGCATCTACTCCATTCATCACTCCTTTATTATGTGTGGTGGCACGGTAGGGTTCAATTTCTGCAATGGTAACAGCCTGCTTAAATTTGGAGGCAAATTCTTCCGGAGAAATTCCGCTGTCATCTTTTAAATCTTCCATTTTACAGGAAACCTCAGCTCTTACGATACAGTCCGGTGTAAAATTGGACAGGATATTCATCACGATCTGCAATGAACTTTTTTCTTCCTGTGTGAAATCTTCGCTGGTAGCCACTTCCTGTCTTAATGTTTTTCCAAACTGCTCAAGACATGAGTTGATAAAGTTCGCCCCCATTGAATCTACCGTATCAAAGCTTGCTTTCAACTGGTAGTAATTAGGCATTTCTGCTGTTTTATCAACCAGGCTGATATTTAAAATACCTCCACCACGTTTTCTCATGTTGGCTGTAATATCTTCTGTGGCTTCGAATAATTTTTTCTTTAAGCTGAAATTAAAGAAATGTAATAGTTTGTGAGGTTCTACATTAAAAATAAAGTGGGTATGCCCCAGTTTTTCAGTATTGATAATGGTTGTTTTAAAGCCTCCTTTGTCGATCCAGAATTTTGCGGCTTTGGAAGCTGCAGCTACTACTGAACTTTCTTCAACGGCCATTGGAAGTGCCAATAGTTTTCCGTCGATCAGAAAGTTCGGAGCAATTCCGTAAGGCATATAGAAATTGGAAATGGTATTTTCAGAAAATTCTTCGTGAAGCTTCTGAAGATCTGCATCATCATTCCAATATTGTTTTAATATATTTTGATATTCCTGGTTTCCTTCAAGATATTCGTTTACGAGCCATTCGATTTTCCCCTGCTTTGGAAGCTTGGAAAAACCTTCGATTGGTTTATGATTCATGATATAAACTTTAATGAGCCGTAAATATAATGATTTTGAGACTCTTTTTTGTTGATAACTTCTATGAAAAAATATTGACTTTTATCAATTTTGGAACTAAATTTGACCAGTATTTAAATAATAACCCGATACAAATCATATCACCCATTTAAAAATATGAATTTTGACCGGCTTAAAGAAAAGCTTGAAATCCTTGCCGATGCAGCGAAATATGATGTTTCCTGCTCCTCCAGCGGAGGCACGCGAAAAAATAAAAAAAGCGCTTTAGGAGACAGTTCCGCAAGCGGGATTTGTCATACCTATACTGAAGACGGACGATGTGTTTCCCTGCTCAAAATCTTATTGACCAATCATTGTATTTATGATTGTGCTTATTGTGTTTCCAGAAGTTCCAATGATATTAAAAGGGCTGCATTCACCGTTGAAGAAGTTGTGGACCTTACCATTAATTTTTACCGCAGAAATTATATCGAGGGATTATTTTTAAGTTCCGGAATTTTCAAA contains:
- a CDS encoding hydroxymethylglutaryl-CoA reductase, degradative, which codes for MNHKPIEGFSKLPKQGKIEWLVNEYLEGNQEYQNILKQYWNDDADLQKLHEEFSENTISNFYMPYGIAPNFLIDGKLLALPMAVEESSVVAAASKAAKFWIDKGGFKTTIINTEKLGHTHFIFNVEPHKLLHFFNFSLKKKLFEATEDITANMRKRGGGILNISLVDKTAEMPNYYQLKASFDTVDSMGANFINSCLEQFGKTLRQEVATSEDFTQEEKSSLQIVMNILSNFTPDCIVRAEVSCKMEDLKDDSGISPEEFASKFKQAVTIAEIEPYRATTHNKGVMNGVDAVVIATGNDFRATEACAHAYAARDGQYRSLTHCTTDNGVFRFWIDLPISVGVVGGLTNLHPLVKFSLALLGKPSAQELMSILAVSGLAQNFGALRSLVTTGIQKGHMKMHLLNILNQLGATEAEKQHFVTYFKDKTVSHHEVINEFNRMREN